A single genomic interval of Penaeus vannamei isolate JL-2024 chromosome 21, ASM4276789v1, whole genome shotgun sequence harbors:
- the LOC138865563 gene encoding proline-rich protein 36-like: MAVFDSPMWEMQLRAYVFVYKESGVLGKLVREGRSVNDTNASLHSAILIYPLLAHPTCPPASSPLLAHPTCPPASSPLLAHPTCPPASSPLLAHPTCPPASSPLPTLPTCPPASSPLLAHPTCPPSSSPLLAHPTCPPASSPLLAHPTLPACLPSHCLPSPRAHLPPTPLLAHPRTHLPLAAACHPTCPPASSPACPPHPTACPPHVPTPASSPLLAHPRAHLPPGHCLPTPTCPPALAHCLPTPRAHQPLAHCLPTPCHTSLQPTACPPHPLLATPRAHLPLAHSLPTPHCPSASAPCLPTPTCPPASSPLLAHPTHLPLAHACPTRAHLPLATALPNPVPHLPLAHCLPTPRAHLPLALYPPHVPTCTSSHCLPTHVPTCTL; this comes from the exons ATGGCTGTGTTTGACTCGCCT ATGTGGGAAATGCAGCTACGAGC GTACGTGTTCGTGTACAAGGAATCAGGTGTTTTGGGTAAA CTCGTTCGCGAGGGTCGGTCCGTGAATGATACGAACGCATCACTTCATTCAGCCATCCTTATTTACCCACTGCTTGCCCACCCCACGTGCCCACCTGCCTCTAGCCCACTGCTTGCCCACCCCACGTGCCCACCTGCCTCTAGCCCACTGCTTGCCCACCCCACGTGCCCACCAGCCTCTAGCCCACTGCTTGCCCACCCCACGTGCCCACCTGCCTCTAGCCCACTGCCTACCCTCCCCACGTGCCCACCTGCCTCTAGCCCACTGCTTGCCCACCCCACGTGCCCACCTTCCTCTAGCCCACTGCTTGCCCACCCCACGTGCCCACCTGCCTCTAGCCCACTGCTTGCCCACCCCACATTGCCCGCCTGCCTCCCTAGCCACTGCTTGCCCTCCCCACGTGCCCACCTGCCTCCAACCCCACTGCTTGCCCACCCACGTACCCACCTCCCTCTAGCCGCTGCTTGCCACCCCACGTGCCCACCTGCCTCTAGCCCTGCTTGCCCACCCCAC CCCACTGCTTGCCCACCCCACGTGCCCACACCTGCCTCTAGCCCACTGCTTGCCCACCCACGTGCCCACCTTCCTCCTGGCCACTGCTTGCCCACCCCCACGTGCCCACCTGCTCTAGCCCACTGCTTGCCCACCCCACGTGCCCACCAGCCTCTAGCCCACTGCTTGCCCACCCCGTGCCATACCTCCCTACAACCCACTGCTTGCCCACCCCAC CCCCTGCTTGCCACCCCACGTGCCCACCTGCCTCTAGCCCACAGCCTACCCACCCCACATTGCCCATCTGCCTCTGCTCCCTGCTTGCCCACACCCACATGCCCACCTGCCTCTAGCCCACTGCTTGCCCACCCCACACACCTGCCTCTAGCCCATGCCTGCCCCACCCGTGCCCACCTACCTCTGGCCACTGCTTTGCCCAACCCCGTGCCCCACCTACCTCTAGCCCACTGCTTGCCCACCCCACGTGCCCACCTGCCTCTAGCCCTGTACCCACCCCACGTGCCCACCTGCACCTCTAGCCACTGCTTGCCCACCCACGTGCCCACCTGCACACTCTAG